One segment of Ricinus communis isolate WT05 ecotype wild-type chromosome 8, ASM1957865v1, whole genome shotgun sequence DNA contains the following:
- the LOC8284335 gene encoding RNA-binding protein 28, with amino-acid sequence MGKKKKKNTKESGEESETKHSPNTVFVSNFPRSFTNSQLEETFSDVGPIRRCFLVTQKGSSEHRGFGFVQFAIKEDANRAIELKDGSSVSGQKIFVKHAMSRAPLDQRRAKAAQVVESDGAAKTENDTTRVDKYASKLTEAVKHLKPRKPVKLSSELVDEENCSEKQRVARTVIFGGLLDDAMAEEVHRLAREVGNACSVTYPLPKEDLEKNGLAQDGCRSDVSAILYTSVKEARLSVRMLHQKEIRGGIVWARQLGGEGSKTQKWKLIVRNLPFKAAASEIKDVFSSAGFVWDVFIPQNSETGLSKGFAFVKFTCKRDAENAIKQFNLQKYGKRPMAVDWAVSKKMYSSGAIGSVPPEEGHQNESDGSSDDTEDDENDDDVDGASDNSDPFEKNDMPTEGDFDAEADMARKVLNSITLSSKGTSTIDVDDSVVPMGTQKPNSDETVILPKSNSSVQENMSGFTVPEKSGKSDSADVRKAAIDDDDLQRTVFISNLPFDADNEEVKQRFSVFGEVKSFVPVLHQVTKRPRGTGFLKFKTEDAAIAAVSAANLASGLGILLKGRQLTVLKALDKNSAHNKEMEKAKNEDNDHRNLYLAKEGVILEGTPASEGVSASDMDKRKALHEKKMTKLRSPNFHVSRNRLVVYNLPHSVTEKKLKKLCIDAVISRATKQKPVIRQIKFLQSTKTGKVTKNHSRGVAFIEFTEHQHALVALRVLNNNPETFGPEHRPIVEFAVDNVQKLKFRKAKLHAQQQDNNADSKDMQDNIESHAPNDIPGEKENFRKWKSRADNRAMKTSEPNETEVEILVSEGTSSEKISTKKRKRNTGSDKRKTATKEKFDGAKQKVKDSVDKQNHHQVRKPDVVDSVKGELMGKITRKSQPLEEAGLRLQKRKPLSQGKQQEGEENSKRRKRLKKHKDPVGRDVVDKLDMLIEQYRSKFSKRTSEKPDDEKQANKPRKRWFQS; translated from the exons atgggaaagaagaagaagaagaatacgAAGGAAAGTGGGGAAGAATCCGAAACCAAACACAGTCCTAATACTGTTTTCGTTTCTAACTTTCCTCGCTCTTTTACCAACTCTCAG ctTGAAGAGACATTTAGCGATGTTGGACCTATCAGGAGATGTTTTTTGGTTACACAGAAAG GATCATCTGAACACCGTGGTTTCGGTTTTGTCCAGTT TGCTATTAAAGAAGATGCAAATCGTGCAATTGAGCTAAAAGATGGTTCTTCTGTTAGTGGTCAGaaaatttttgttaaacaTGCTATGAGCCGTGCGCCCCTGGACCAGCGTCGAGCTAAGGCAGCTCAAG TGGTTGAATCAGATGGTGCAGCAAAGACAGAGAATGACACCACTAGGGTAGACAAGTATGCTTCAAAATTAACAGAAGCAG TGAAGCATCTGAAACCAAGAAAACCAGTGAAACTTTCCAGTGAATTAGTTGATGAAGAGAATTGTTCTGAAAAGCAAAG GGTTGCTCGGACTGTAATATTTGGTGGCCTTCTAGATGATGCAATGGCTGAAGAGGTTCATCGACTTGCCAGAGAGGTCGGGAATGCATGTTCTGTAACATATCCTCTCCCCAAGGAAGACCTTGAGAAAAATG GTCTTGCTCAAGATGGATGCCGATCAGATGTATCAGCTATACTGTATACTAGCGTCAAGGAAGCACGTTTGTCTGTGAGAATGTTACACCAAAAAGAGATAAGGGGTGGGATTGTTTGGGCACGCCAACTAGGCGGAGAG GGCTCGAAGACTCAGAAATGGAAACTTATTGTCAGAAATCTTCCTTTCAAG GCTGCAGCAAGCGAAATAAAGGATGTATTTTCATCAGCAGGTTTTGTTTGGGATGTATTTATCCCACAGAACTCTGAAACAGG ATTATCCAAAGGGTTTGCATTTGTCAAATTCACATGCAAACGGGATGCAGAAAAT GCCATTAAACAATTCAATTTGCAAAAGTATGGCAAAAGACCCATGGCTGTTGACTGGGCTGTTTCAAAGAAAATGTATAGTAGTGGTGCCATTGGATCTGTTCCTCCAGAAGAGG GACATCAGAATGAAAGTGATGGTAGTAGTGATGACACAGAGGatgatgaaaatgatgatgacgTCGACGGTGCCTCAGACAATTCAGATCCATTTGAGAAAAATGACATGCCTACTGAAGGTGATTTTGATGCAGAAGCAGACATGGCAAGAAAAGTTCTTAATTCAATCACATTGTCATCCAAAGGTACCAGTACCATTGATGTGGATGATTCTGTAGTACCTATGGGAACTCAGAAGCCAAATTCAGATGAAACTGTTATTTTGCCAAAAAGTAATTCCAGTGTGCAAGAAAATATGTCTGGTTTCACTGTGCCTGAAAAGTCAGGTAAAAGCGATTCAGCCGATGTTAGAAAGGCCGCAATAGACGACGATGATTTACAGAGAACAGTTTTCATAAGCAACCTGCCTTTCGATGCTGATAATGAAGAAGTGAAACAACGGTTTTCTGTATTTGGAGAAGTGAAATCCTTTGTCCCAGTCCTTCATCAAGTTACCAA GCGACCAAGGGGTACtggttttctcaaatttaaaaccGAAGATGCAGCTATTGCAGCAGTTTCTGCAGCCAATCTTGCATCTGGTTTGGGGATTTTGCTAAAAGGTAGGCAACTGACAGTCTTGAAGGCATTGGATAAGAATTCAGCTCATAATAAGGAGATGGAGAAGGCAAAAAATGAGGATAATGATCACCGTAATCTTTACCTGGCAAAG GAAGGTGTTATTCTTGAGGGAACTCCAGCTTCTGAAGGTGTTTCGGCAAGTGATATGGATAAGCGGAAAGC GCTGCATGAAAAGAAGATGACTAAGCTTCGGTCGCCAAATTTTCATGTTTCAAGGAACAGGCTTGTTGTTTACAACTTACCCCACTCAGTGACTGAAAAGAAGCTGAAAAAACTTTGTATTGATGCAGTTATCTCACGAGCTACAAAGCAAAAACCAGTGATTCGACAG ATAAAATTCTTGCAAAGTACAAAGACTGGAAAGGTCACAAAGAACCACTCACGTGGGGTTGCCTTTATAGAGTTTACAGAGCATCAGCATGCACTCGTGGCCCTGAGGGTTCTTAATAATAATCCTG AAACTTTTGGCCCTGAACATCGTCCAATTGTGGAGTTCGCAGTTGATAATGTTCAAAAGTTGAAGTTCCGGAAAGCTAAGTTACACGCTCAGCAGCAGGACAACAATGCTGATTCAAAGGATATGCAGGATAACATTGAGTCGCATGCACCAAATGACATTCCAGGTGAAAAGGAGAATTTCAGAAAGTGGAAATCCCGAGCTGATAACAGAGCAATGAAAACTTCAGAACCAAATGAAACTGAAGTGGAAATTTTGGTTTCTGAGGGAACTTCCTCTGAAAAGATAAGCACTAAGAAACGCAAGAGGAATACAGGGagtgataaaagaaaaactgctacaaaagaaaaatttgatgGTGCAAAACAGAAGGTGAAAGACTCTGTCGACAAGCAAAATCATCACCAAGTCAGGAAACCTGATGTGGTTGATTCAGTCAAAGGTGAATTGATGGGCAAAATTACTCGCAAATCCCAACCTTTAGAGGAAGCAGGGTTGAGGCTGCAAAAGAGGAAACCGTTGAGCCAAGGGAAGCAACAAGAGGGAGAAGAAAATTCAAAGAGAAGGAAAAGGCTCAAAAAGCACAAAGACCCTGTAGGGCGGGACGTAGTTGACAAACTTGACATGCTTATAGAGCAATACAGATCCAAGTTTTCAAAACGAACTTCAGAGAAACCTGATGATGAAAAGCAAGCTAATAAACCACGTAAGAGATGGTTCCAATCAtag